A single genomic interval of Rhododendron vialii isolate Sample 1 chromosome 3a, ASM3025357v1 harbors:
- the LOC131320084 gene encoding mitochondrial carrier protein CoAc2, whose protein sequence is MAKGREEGEGCVHWDGVIEGMPLIAKELIAGGVAGGVAKTVVAPLERVKILFQTRRAEFQSIGLLGSCKKIVRTEGVLGFYRGNGASVARIVPYAALHYMAYEQYRRWIIQTFPDIGRGPVLDLVAGSFAGGTAVLFTYPLDLVRTKLAYQVVGSPKLNVKGLVHSEQVYRGIVDCFSKTYKEAGIRGLYRGVAPSLYGIFPYAGLKFYFYEEMKSHVPQEHKNDLVVKLVCGSIAGLMGQTFTYPLDVVRRQMQVQRLLSSNSGDLKGTMESLVKIVHSQGWRQLFSGLSINYLKVVPSVAIGFTVYDVMKSFLRVPSRDEATVEVVTNKRNTNQPSSLHS, encoded by the exons ATGGCAAAGGGGAGAGAAGAAGGGGAGGGGTGTGTGCATTGGGATGGGGTTATAGAGGGTATGCCTCTTATTGCAAAGGAGTTGATTGCTGGGGGTGTGGCTGGTGGGGTTGCAAAAACTGTTGTAGCTCCCCTTGAGCGAGTCAAGATCTTGTTTCAG ACCAGAAGAGCAGAATTTCAGAGCATAGGGTTACTGGGATCGTGTAAGAAGATTGTGAGAACAGAAGGGGTGCTGGGCTTTTACAG AGGGAATGGAGCAAGTGTTGCTCGAATTGTTCCTTATGCGGCATTGCATTATATGGCATATGAGCAGTATCGTCGGTGGATTATACAGACTTTCCCAGACATTGGAAGGGGTCCCGTTCTTGATCTCGTGGCAGGATCATTTGCTGGAGGAACTGCTGTGCTGTTTACTTATCCTCTTGATTTAGTTCGTACTAAGTTGGCATACCAG GTTGTGGGATCACCAAAGTTAAATGTTAAAGGGCTTGTTCATAGTGAACAAGTATACAGAGGGATTGTGGATTGTTTTTCCAAAACCTACAAAGAGGCTGGGATAAGAGGCCTATACCGTGGCGTGG CTCCATCACTCTACGGAATATTTCCTTATGCTGGCTTGAAGTTTTACTTCTACGAGGAAATGAAAAGCCATGTCCCTCAGGAACACAAGAATGATTTAGTGGTGAAACTTGTGTGTGGATCCATTGCGGGTTTAATGGGTCAAACTTTTACATACCCTCTTGATGTTGTTAGGCGGCAAATGcag GTTCAACGACTCTTGTCGTCTAATAGTGGAGATTTGAAAGGGACAATGGAAAGTCTTGTTAAGATTGTCCACAGTCAGGGGTGGAGGCAATTATTTTCAGGGCTCAGCATCAACTACCTCAAG GTTGTGCCATCAGTGGCGATTGGTTTTACTGTTTATGATGTTATGAAATCGTTCTTAAGGGTTCCGTCGCGAGATGAAGCCACTGTAGAAGTGGTGACCAACAAAAGGAACACCAACCAACCATCATCCCTGCACTCATGA